From Podospora bellae-mahoneyi strain CBS 112042 chromosome 3, whole genome shotgun sequence, the proteins below share one genomic window:
- a CDS encoding hypothetical protein (COG:P; EggNog:ENOG503NVB7), whose amino-acid sequence MTAPILTRADVTFDKADIAWLMICSALVFLMVISISMVYSGLGSRLFAITLFKQPLLTGAMISFQWYLWGYALTFTPGNTWFGSLSTANGLQMSPSDVYSTNQGSSVTTSEGPSVQHLPELAFALFQGMFAAFTAALICAGTMQKMHSARYLLFVSVWSAVIYSPIARWSWYSEGWSHQLGSMDFAGGTPVHIASGAAVAAMSIFYFFESNGWQRAYLHLSSVTKKRINENIPWAAAMWVKSWLFNTSPWLPEYKPADIISGRDYEVYDVNQAIFGTGLLWFGWFGFNGGSALGANNRAVSACLATHVAACAGGTTTVFLHWVLKQIYMRSADYEPREFRRLTAVHFCDGAIAGLVAITPGSGYVPASTSAIFGIVSSAVVYMLKPLTSEYLPDDELKVFLIHTVSGFIGMFLTGCFVSQEVVESDGFSVLTTASVSERLGNQMKDAFAGLGYSFSGTIIILMIGRSIMFAVKWMRSDETEKRAAKAWSQANIFKFGKDGSPAIQDRLRARERHTWEDDTIEGGIPFSTLDNDRGPSPRQWN is encoded by the exons ATGACAGCTCCGATCTTGACGCGTGCCGATGTCACTTTTGAT AAAGCTGACATCGCTTGGCTGATGATATGCTCAGCTCTTGTTTTTCTTATGGTTATATCGATCTCTATGGTTTACTCTGGGCTTGGAAGCCGGTTGTTCGCCATCACCTTGTTCAAACAGCCCCTGCTCACTGGTGCTATGATATCTTTCCAG TGGTACTTATGGGGTTACGCCTTGACATTTACTCCTGGAAACACTTGGTTCGGCAGCCTGTCAACGGCAAATGGTCTACAGATGTCGCCGAGCGATGTCTACTCAACCAACCAAGGGTCATCAGTCACGACCAGTGAAGGACCATCCGTCCAGCATCTTCCAGAGCTAGCCTTTGCCCTCTTTCAGGGCATGTTTGCAGCTTTTAC TGCTGCTCTCATCTGCGCAGGCACAATGCAAAAGATGCACTCAGCAAGGTACCTACTTTTCGTCAGCGTATGGTCAGCTGTAATCTACAGTCCAATTGCTCGGTGGTCTTGGTACAGCGAGGGCTGGTCTCACCAACTGGGCAGTATGGACTTTGCTGGCGGCACCCCAGTGCACATAGCGAGCGGCGCCGCTGTTGCCGCCATGTCTATTTTTTACTTCTTTGAGTCCAACGGGTGGCAAAGGGCCTACTTGCACCTATCAAGTGTTACGAAAAAACGTATCAATGAAAACATCCCATGGGCAGCGGCCATGTGGGTCAAAAGCTGGTTGTTCAACACCTCACCATGGCTCCCAGAGTACAAACCGGCCGACATCATTTCAGGAAGGGATTACGAAGTATACGACGTCAACCAAGCAATCTTTGGGACCGGGTTACTTTGGTTTGGCTG GTTCGGTTTCAATGGGGGTTCAGCACTTGGGGCAAACAACCGGGCCGTATCTGCATGCTTGGCCACACACGTGGCAGCTTGTGCAGGCGGTACTACCACTGTGTTCCTTCACTGGGTTCTAAAACAGATATACATGAGGAGCGCCGATTATGAGCCGCGCGAGTTTAGGAGGCTCACTGCCGTGCACTTCTGCGATGGGGCTATCGCTGGGCTTGTAGCCATCACGCCAGGAAGCGGTTAT GTTCCTGCTTCTACGTCGGCCATATTCGGCATTGTCTCAAGTGCTGTCGTGTACATGTTGAAACCCCTCACTTCTGAATATCTCCCGGATGACGAGCTCAAAGTGTTTCTCATACACACCGTTAGTGGTTTCATCGGAATGTTTCTGACTGGGTGTTTCGTGAG TCAAGAGGTTGTTGAATCGGACGGCTTCTCCGTATTGACGACAGCATCGGTGTCTGAACGTCTCGG AAATCAAATGAAGGATGCCTTCGCCGGTCTTGGCTACAGCTTCTCGGGCACCATTATAATTCTAATGATCGGCAGATCTATCATGTTCGCAGTGAAATGGATGCGATCAGATGAGACAGAGAAACGGGCTGCTAAAGCTTGGAGCCAGGCTAACATCTTCAAGTTTGGAAAGGATGGAAGTCCGGCAATCCAAGACCGCCTGCGGGCACGGGAGCGTCACACATGGGAAGATGATACGATAGAAGGTGGCATTCCCTTCAGTACACTTGACAACGATCGTGGCCCATCACCAAGGCAGTGGAACTGA